The Pusillibacter faecalis genome has a window encoding:
- a CDS encoding biotin--[acetyl-CoA-carboxylase] ligase gives MEREIRRFLKNTEVVGHELIYLKETDSTNNDVKRLAKAGGMDGTVVIAGCQTAGRGRQGRSFQSPQGKGLYLSLLLRPRLPAERLIPVTALAGVAVCRAVKRVCGAQLGLKWPNDPVLGGKKICGILTELTAGLDVVLGIGINVAQTSVDFSPAVAEVATSLQMELGRAVSKAELAAALIEELDQMYAALRAGDLAGDLAFYRKVCVNLGRTVRLLSDGVWETADAVDIDEEFGLVVRDARGRMRTVRSGEVSVRGLYGYVE, from the coding sequence ATGGAGAGGGAAATTCGACGTTTCTTAAAGAACACGGAGGTCGTTGGACACGAGCTGATCTATTTGAAGGAGACTGATTCCACCAACAACGATGTTAAACGGCTCGCCAAAGCCGGCGGGATGGATGGTACCGTGGTAATTGCCGGCTGCCAGACGGCGGGGCGCGGCCGACAGGGACGTTCCTTCCAGTCTCCACAGGGAAAGGGACTTTATCTGTCACTTCTCCTCCGGCCGCGGCTTCCGGCGGAGCGTCTGATCCCGGTGACAGCGCTGGCGGGCGTAGCGGTATGCCGTGCGGTAAAACGCGTTTGTGGAGCGCAGCTGGGCCTGAAATGGCCGAATGATCCGGTCCTTGGCGGGAAAAAGATCTGCGGGATTCTGACAGAGCTGACAGCAGGGCTGGATGTGGTGCTGGGAATTGGAATCAATGTGGCACAGACTTCCGTAGATTTTTCACCTGCTGTGGCGGAGGTTGCCACATCGCTCCAGATGGAGCTGGGACGCGCGGTGTCCAAGGCTGAGCTGGCAGCGGCGCTGATTGAAGAGCTGGACCAGATGTATGCGGCGCTCCGGGCGGGAGATTTGGCAGGTGATCTGGCATTTTACCGGAAGGTCTGCGTGAACTTGGGGCGGACGGTGCGGCTCTTGTCCGACGGAGTCTGGGAAACGGCGGATGCCGTGGACATTGATGAGGAGTTTGGACTTGTGGTCCGGGACGCGAGGGGAAGGATGCGGACGGTCCGCTCTGGGGAGGTATCTGTTCGGGGGCTTTATGGCTATGTGGAATAA
- a CDS encoding chromate transporter, with protein sequence MKELWKLFWIFAKMGVMTFGGGYAMLPILQREVVETRGWTTEEELADYFAIGQCTPGIIAVNTATFVGQKRQGVAGGIVATLGVVFPSLVIISMLAGLITNFSHLPWVENAFAGIQVCVCVLIFNATVKLLKKSVVDGCTAGIFLLVLAGSVVLNLSPVWFVLASALAGILLKNLEVRRV encoded by the coding sequence TTGAAGGAACTCTGGAAGCTATTTTGGATCTTTGCAAAGATGGGAGTAATGACCTTTGGAGGAGGCTATGCTATGCTGCCGATCCTCCAGAGAGAGGTGGTAGAGACCCGCGGCTGGACCACGGAAGAAGAACTGGCAGATTACTTTGCGATTGGGCAGTGTACGCCCGGCATTATTGCGGTCAATACCGCCACCTTTGTGGGGCAAAAGAGACAGGGAGTAGCAGGCGGGATTGTCGCCACGCTGGGGGTGGTCTTTCCATCTCTGGTGATCATCTCCATGCTGGCGGGCCTGATTACGAATTTTTCCCACCTGCCTTGGGTGGAGAACGCCTTTGCGGGCATTCAGGTCTGTGTCTGTGTGCTGATATTTAACGCAACAGTGAAGCTTTTGAAAAAATCAGTGGTGGATGGCTGCACCGCGGGCATCTTCCTGCTGGTTTTGGCGGGGAGTGTGGTACTGAATCTCTCACCAGTGTGGTTTGTATTGGCCTCCGCCCTGGCGGGAATT
- a CDS encoding YoaK family protein, producing the protein MEESARPYVLVCERIWLYRTLTAVAGFFGAFTYLLRGNVFCNAQTGNVVLMGMALGSGQWWHALYYLIPISAYIGGAFLSEILPTPVKRHLPMRWETMLIAIEIAAVLFLGLLPESAPVQISQVTINFIASMQYNTFRQSEGVSMATTFATNHIRQIGVGLAHELRRLRTGNTAHRKKLLTHFEILLFFFAGTVVGTVACNTISGSAILLTLLPLGIIFARLLHADLTTEKALLEKKPAGH; encoded by the coding sequence ATGGAGGAGTCTGCACGTCCATACGTGCTTGTCTGCGAGAGGATTTGGCTCTACCGTACCCTCACTGCTGTGGCCGGTTTCTTCGGTGCCTTCACCTATCTTCTTCGTGGAAATGTCTTTTGCAACGCCCAGACCGGGAATGTGGTGCTTATGGGTATGGCCCTTGGCTCCGGCCAGTGGTGGCACGCACTTTACTATCTCATTCCCATTTCCGCCTACATCGGCGGAGCATTTCTCTCCGAAATCCTACCAACCCCTGTCAAGCGCCATCTGCCCATGCGGTGGGAAACCATGCTCATCGCCATTGAGATCGCCGCAGTGCTGTTTCTGGGCCTGCTGCCGGAGTCCGCGCCGGTGCAGATTTCCCAGGTGACGATCAACTTCATCGCCTCCATGCAATACAATACCTTCCGCCAGTCCGAGGGGGTGTCCATGGCTACCACGTTCGCCACCAACCACATCCGTCAGATCGGCGTCGGGCTGGCCCATGAGCTCCGGCGTCTGCGTACTGGAAACACGGCCCATCGGAAAAAGCTCCTGACTCACTTTGAGATTCTGTTGTTCTTTTTCGCCGGTACAGTGGTGGGAACCGTCGCCTGCAACACCATATCCGGCTCCGCCATCCTCCTGACCCTGCTTCCCCTGGGGATTATCTTCGCCCGCCTGCTCCATGCAGACCTGACCACGGAGAAGGCCCTCCTGGAAAAAAAGCCCGCGGGACACTAA
- a CDS encoding Na+/H+ antiporter NhaC family protein → MKNLRRRVVPLLALLVLLCGVMTVNAFAADDPTEEIGTKMIECPDCGAVGVVLTDEGTAAACDSCGGTGYVESSSRFFNTFWSLLPPIIAIALALITKEVYSSLFIGIVVGGLLYSNFAFEATVLHVFNDGIVASVTDSYNMGILIFLVILGAMVCLMNKAGGSAAFGRWAKVHIKSRVGAQLASILLGCLIFIDDYFNCLTVGSVMRPITDKHNISRVKLAYIIDATAAPVCIIAPISSWAAAVAGFAEDGQGFSLFLRAIPYNYYALLTIVMMVGLVLMKADYGPMARFEKNAREKGDLFSGANPYASVKEEDMDGKGAVADLVFPVIVLVVFCVIGMLYSGGFFSGVGFIEAFSNSDASVGLMLGSAFALVVAFIYYQIRRSMSFKDMMACVPEGFKAMVPAILILTFAWSLKGMTDSLGAKYFVRDFVQTSATGVQMLLPVIVFAIGCLLAFATGTSWGTFGILIPIVQNVFSMDDPMAIVCISACMAGAVCGDHCSPISDTTIMASAGAQCDHVNHVSTQLPYAITCAAVSGVTYLIAGLLVHFGITGMIALPIGIVLMLGTLFVIRQATGKRA, encoded by the coding sequence ATGAAAAACCTGAGACGACGGGTCGTCCCTCTGCTGGCCCTGTTGGTCCTGCTGTGTGGCGTCATGACCGTCAATGCCTTCGCCGCCGATGACCCCACAGAGGAAATCGGGACGAAGATGATTGAGTGTCCCGACTGCGGGGCTGTGGGCGTCGTCCTCACCGACGAGGGCACCGCCGCCGCCTGCGACAGTTGCGGCGGCACCGGCTATGTGGAGTCCTCCAGCCGCTTCTTCAACACCTTCTGGTCCCTGCTGCCGCCGATCATTGCCATCGCGCTGGCCCTCATCACGAAGGAGGTGTACAGCTCCCTTTTCATCGGTATTGTGGTGGGCGGCCTGCTGTACTCCAACTTTGCCTTTGAGGCCACGGTGCTTCATGTGTTCAATGACGGAATTGTTGCCTCTGTCACGGACAGCTATAACATGGGTATCCTGATCTTCCTGGTGATCCTGGGTGCCATGGTGTGCCTGATGAACAAGGCCGGCGGCTCCGCGGCCTTCGGCCGCTGGGCCAAGGTTCATATCAAATCCAGGGTGGGTGCGCAGTTGGCCTCCATCCTCTTGGGCTGTTTGATTTTTATTGACGATTACTTTAACTGCCTCACGGTGGGCAGCGTTATGCGGCCTATTACCGACAAGCACAACATCTCCCGGGTAAAGCTGGCTTACATCATTGACGCCACCGCTGCCCCGGTGTGCATCATCGCCCCGATCAGCTCCTGGGCCGCCGCTGTGGCTGGCTTCGCGGAGGACGGGCAGGGCTTTAGCCTGTTTCTGCGTGCAATCCCCTATAATTATTACGCACTGCTGACCATTGTAATGATGGTAGGTCTGGTGCTGATGAAGGCAGACTACGGTCCTATGGCCAGATTTGAGAAGAACGCCAGGGAGAAGGGCGATCTCTTCTCAGGAGCGAACCCCTATGCATCTGTCAAGGAAGAGGACATGGATGGCAAGGGGGCTGTTGCGGATCTGGTGTTCCCTGTGATTGTTTTGGTGGTATTCTGCGTCATTGGCATGCTATACTCCGGTGGGTTCTTCTCTGGAGTGGGCTTTATCGAGGCTTTCTCCAATTCGGATGCCTCTGTGGGTCTGATGCTGGGCTCTGCCTTCGCTCTTGTGGTGGCGTTCATCTACTATCAGATTCGCCGCTCCATGTCTTTTAAGGACATGATGGCTTGTGTGCCCGAGGGCTTTAAGGCCATGGTTCCTGCAATCTTGATTCTGACGTTTGCCTGGAGCCTGAAGGGAATGACAGATTCTCTGGGGGCGAAGTACTTCGTCCGGGATTTCGTGCAGACCTCCGCCACGGGTGTACAGATGCTGCTGCCGGTGATCGTATTTGCCATTGGCTGCTTGTTGGCCTTTGCCACTGGCACCTCCTGGGGCACCTTCGGGATTTTGATTCCCATTGTGCAGAATGTATTCTCCATGGATGATCCCATGGCCATTGTTTGCATCTCCGCCTGTATGGCAGGTGCCGTCTGTGGCGATCACTGCTCCCCCATCTCCGATACTACGATCATGGCCTCTGCAGGCGCACAGTGCGACCATGTGAACCATGTGTCCACGCAGCTGCCCTATGCCATCACCTGTGCGGCAGTCTCCGGTGTCACTTATCTAATTGCGGGCCTCCTGGTGCATTTCGGAATTACCGGAATGATTGCTCTGCCCATCGGGATTGTTCTGATGCTGGGCACGCTATTTGTGATCCGCCAGGCAACTGGCAAGAGAGCCTGA